A region of the Panthera uncia isolate 11264 unplaced genomic scaffold, Puncia_PCG_1.0 HiC_scaffold_1376, whole genome shotgun sequence genome:
AAAGCAGCGCCGGGGAGCGGGCTCGCAGACGGGCGCTGGGCAGGGTGCAGGCGCGCGGGGACCAGACGGAGGAGGTAAGTGCCTCCGGGCTGGCCGGGGCGCGCGGAGCAGGCGAGCAGTGTGCCCGCCGCCTCCAGTCTCCCCGGGCCACCCTGTCCAGGTGGCTCCGGGGCTCTGGCCGGGCGGGAGCGCAGCCAGGGCCATCTCGGACTCTGACCCGAGCAGAGGAGCGGAGAAGGGCGCTTACTGCTGGTTGGGGGTGCTGGACGCGGGGTGGAGGCTTCAGGGGCTCCAGGGAGAGACGGGTGAGCGCAGGTAAGAGAGCTGGGCAATCAAAGCAAGATCCCCGGGAATGCACGACGGGCGACGGAGGCGCCCCCGGATATGCCCCCTAGGTGACAGGGATCTCTGCACGCCAGTTTTCCCGTGATGGTTCTGAGAGACCTGGCCTGACGCCATCGTCGTGGTCTCACTTCTTGGTCCCGGTTTTCGGGGTCTGCACAAGTGGACCAAGACAACTGCCCCAGTggactggggaggtgggggtgggggaggtggcagTGTTTTCCAAGTGGCCTAGGTCCTCTCTGGCCTCTCTCACTGAGGAACAATCTGAACCCTGAAGCGTTGGAATTTGTGACTTTTGGCAGGAGTTGTCAAAGGAAATGGCGGGGCTTAatctcccatttcacagaggaagtcACCGAGGCAGGCCCATAGAGATAGTCCCAACCTGGAATGAACTggaatctctttccctctctctctctccctgaacaCGGAAGAGTTAGGCAGGGGAGTGGTGTCATCAGCCCTCTTTGCAGGTGGGAAAATGAAGGTTCTAAAGGTTCCAAGGTTCAGAGTCACTCTGAAACTTTATCTCCACAGTCCAAGGAAAATATCATTTGCAATTTGAGCAAAGCTGTTATCTCACCCCAGAGGGTCAAAAGCCAGCAAGGAGGGGACTATCCTTGCTGGGGTCATTCTTGGCACACAGTTTCCACTTAGTACTGGGGTGTTCCTGGGCACATAATTTccactggggtctgtgctggccaAGAGATGACTCTAACTTCAGCCTGTGTCCCTGCACCCGTCAGCCCCAAGACAGGAGGTGAGGCAGTCCAGCTGAGCTTAAGGGACCTGCCTACACCACCCCCAAGGGATCCCTGGGTTGGAGCTGGAGTGTACACAGGGGATCAGGCATTTGGAGAGGAGCCCTGCGCTGTGGACTTCAGGATTTCTGGTTCTGTCTTCGGTCAACAACAACAGCCTTCCGCAGCTCATGGTTATTTTTGGAGCTGAGCCGTTGAGCAGTAATTTTGATGATGGAGGTGATACTTTCCCCAGTGGGgcttttgtgaggattaagtgagataatacttATAATGTGCTTACTTTTGTACGTGGTGAGCTGTAAGCTCTTAGTTAATGGTGCCTctggtttattttccttattactatttttttcatggaGAAGGGCCTCGGGGAAGCACAGGGCTGGACAAGGCTGAGGGGTGGCCCCCTCTGGAAGGAGAGGACATTTGGATCATGGCACTCTCCTCAGTGTACTTGGAGAAAAACTCAGACCCTCATTTTGGCCTCTGGACCTTCAGGACTGGCTTCTGCTCGTCCCTTTGACCTTATGTCTTACCTCTCTCTCCGTCCTCTACAGCCTCCGTGGGTCAGATTCTCGAGCTATTCCCAAGGCCCAGAACATTCTTTCCTTAAACTTTGCATGACTGACTCTTTCACAGTATTAAGGTTGGTGCCAGGTTACTTCCTCACCAGACCttgcctcacccccacccccacccctgctgtgccaggcagatcctctgtctttttcttcatgGCACTTAGCACTCACAGTCAGAAATTACCTGTTGATTTACTTACTAGTCTGGCTGCCCCACCAGGAAGTCTGTTACTGGAGGACTTGTCCCTAGTTCCTTGCTGAAACCTGGTGCAAAACACAGTAGGactgtgtctggcacatggtCAGACTTACAGTAAATATTTGGAAGGTGAAATCAAGCAGGTGTGGAAGCCCAATGGGCCTGGTtggggctggagggaagaggAGCTGGTGATGAATCAGCCTGGCCCCAGTCAGAAGCCAAAGGATAGTCCAAGGGGCTAGTATCCTTATTCCCCCTCTCTGTGATCTTGGCCAGGTTCCTCCCTCTCTTACAAGCAGTGTCCCCAACTGTAACTCTAACAGAAGGGTGGAGCTGGTGTCCCTCCTAGGTCCTGTTTTCCAGGGTTCCCAGGGTGGGGCCCCAGacatctctctcaaaacacaaagGCTGTTTCTGagtggaagagaggagagaacaagTTCCCTCAGGACACAGCCCCGTGTCAGGTGCATCCCTGGAGGAGTGGTATTATGCATTTGATAGTATGGGGTAGTATAGATCAGGGGtctgcaaactttttctataaagggccaaatgtaaatattttaggctttgcaaccAGCCTCTGTTGTCATGTTCCAATgacttttatttagaaaatccGGCAATGGGTCAGACTTGAGGTAGGTTTGACAGACACCTCGTCCGTCATGCACAGAACCCTGGCCATCCAGCAACACTTGGAGCATGGTTCCCCAGACCCCGGTGCTCACTGAGCACCTTCAGCCCAGCTCAGGTGGTGGGATCACTTGTGTTCAAGAGGGCCAGCCCAGGAGCCTGGCACCCTCCCAAaccttccaaaaacaaacaaacaaacaagcaaacaacaacagcaaaaccagGTCTATTAATTTCCCTGCTGTCAGATACTGACCAACCCTCCAGGAATGTCCCCCCTCTGTCAGCACCCTGGGTGCTGGGTACCACAGCGGAGGCCGCACAGGCACTATCCCAATGCCAGAGGCTGTCCGGAGGCAGGCTAGTCCCAAGAGGAATGGGGtcagctctcccctcccctgtcctaaAGGAGAGAGATTCACTTCTTTGGTGAGAACGGTAAAAAGAAGGATTCCCCATCTGCTTGGGTGAAGAGCTGCCATATTTACCAAGAAAAATGTCCAGGCCATGTCAAACCAAGGTGTGACATTACAGTtgtgggaagggagggcagaTATGGAGAGAACCCCAGGAGAATGTTGTCTGCCCAGCCCCTCACCCAACCTGGGACCCACTATAGGCTCATGGAGGAGAAGGGCATGTGAGCCTTCTGGATGCCCCAGTCAGTGTGTGGGATCAGCTCAGGGCCCAAATCCCTTTCACAAACACCCCCACACTTCCTGGGCCACATTTTGCTGCCAGCAGCTGAACAGGGGCCACGAGGGCCTGGAGAGGGTCTATAGATCATCGGCTGGGGACAAGCAGTATGGGAGTCTTGCATGGGGCATCCTGGTGCCCCTCCAAGGACAAGGAGACAGAGTTGTAGGCCCTCCCCTGCCTgaacctctcccctccctgggtgCTGCCCTTCACTTCCTCCATGCCTCCCACCTGGGTAGCGCCAGGTCAGAGTGGGGACCTGGGCAGGCTGGCCCCTTAGAGCTCACCAAACCCCACAGAGCCAGGTGGGGGCCATCTGCTGTCTTCTGTCCCGGCACAAAGTCTGTCTGCTTCAGCTGCCAAACGTGTTAAGCCTCAGTCTGTGGTGGTAAGATTGGGTTTTCATCCAGTTCTGCCAGGCAGCCTGACACACAGGTGTGCTTGGAGGAAACAGGTAGCGCTCTTTGCTCAGGGCTCCTGGCATCTCCTGTGTCCCTGGACCCTGACGCTGTGTGGTCAGGGGAGGCCCCACCTGGTGACCCACTGCATGCACTACAGGCCAGAGCTCCCAGCCAGTAAGCTCAGAGCTCCTGAAGCAGACACTGTCctgacctcttttctttttgaggaccttacatttagagaaagaaaaagaagctcaTCTTCCCACTTCTCAGAACTGGCTGGTATTGTGATTTTATCACATTGCTGCtgctttttctaaataaaagaaagaaaatatcatagaTTAAGGTGCAGTCCGACTTGATCCCCCCCATTCCTGGTCACATCCAGGTCACCCTTCCCAGGCCACTTTCTGCTGACTTTGGTTtgggtttatcatttttttttttttaaacctcgacatttttaagtgtacagttcagtggaaTTAAGTGCATTTCCATTGTTGTGAAACATCTCCAggattcttttcatcttgcaaaacaaaCTCTACACCCATTAAATAACAACTCtgggcaaccacttttctactttgtgtctctatgAATTTTACTACTTGGAAGTGCCTCGTGTAAGTGGAGCCATGCTGTatatttgtgactggcttatttcactgagcataaatgtctccaaggttcatccatgttatagcaggatttccttcctttctgtggcAGAACAGTCTTCTGTTGCACATTTTGTccacccatcgatggacacttctacctcttgactattgtgaataccacttggagaccctgctttcagttgtTCTGCTATACACCCAGGAAtgggattcctggatcatatggtatttctatttttaatttctcgaAGAACCTCCATCCTCTTTTCCTTAGTGCTCCACCAACTTATATTTCCAGCAACAGTGTGCCAGGGTTTCaacttctctgcatccttgccaacacttgttattgcctGGGGTTtcggggcttttttttttttttttaaatagaagccaCCCTCATGAGTGTGAAGTTCCATCCTGTCCATCTTTATTCAGAGATCTAGATCTTGAACACTTTTGAAATGCTGTGTGATGTCTGCCTATATAGTGTCACACACCAGTCAGCAGGTTGCTTTTTCCACTCACTGTTTGATGTTGACCCACATAGATTGGCTGGGTCATAGTTACAGCCGACAGTATTCCCTTGTACGAGCGGACCTGGCTATTGGACCCGTTCCCCTGCTGCTGTTCCCCTGCTGCTAGACATCTCTCTTGTCTCCACCACAGGCACTACATTCACTGCATTTGGTGGTCTCTTTCTACTGAGCTCTGAGCTCTTCCGGTGCAGCCATCATCCAGCCCATCCCAGGGTCCCAGCATGCAGCCCAAGGGCTGGAGGGTGGCCTCTGGAATTTTGCCAGGCTATCCACAGCAGGGACCCAGTAATCAGTCCTGGCAGGAGAGCCCCAGGCTGTCACCAATAATCAGCTAGGTTTGCAACACACAGCCAAGATTAGCAACCTAAAAATAGTTGTTCTTTCGTAAGGTGGTGTGGGCAGAGCTTCTCAGGATGCCTTGTGGTCTGAAGGGGGCACGTGGTATGTGACTCAGGGGGCCGAGCACCCCTCTTGTGCAGTGTGTCCGACCCCCATACGGGGCCCTGCTCTAGCTTCCCACGAGCGGTCTGACATACAGAACTACACTGTGGTGACCCAGAAATACCACATGTGTGATCAGCTTGGCCAGGGTCATGCTGTGTGTGCCTGTACACATGGTGCTGGCAGTGACATCAGCTGTTACCTGCTTCCTCTTCAGAAGTAAGAGCTAACTCATGCACGGTGGGTGTCTGGGAGCTTCGGAAAGGTCCCTTCGTTCACTAGCGACTTACAAAACACTTAGCACTGTTCCAAGCACTGGGGATACTGTAGCAAACAAGAAAAGGCTCCTACTCTCATGCAGCTTACAACTGAgtgaggaaaatagaaaacacataagCAAGTGATAGATAGACAGGAAAATATAAAGTCCTAATaaatcctgtaaaaaaaaaaaacaaaacaaaacagggtaaCATCTTCGAgaaagggtcagcaaactttttctgtaaagggccagagagtaaatattttaggccttaCAGCCTATAGTCTCTGTCACCACTAGTCATGCCTGCCTTTGCAGCATGACAGCAGCCACAGACAATTGTAAATGAATGACAGTgaccatgttccaataaaactttatgtacaaAAACAGGCCATGGGCCAGACTTGGCCCttaggccatagtttgccaaccttgTCCTGGGTCTGGGGAGAAGCTACCTGAGCTGGGGTTGTCAGAGACCCTTTCTGAAGGGAAATAAGAGCTGAGAGGTCACAGGAGGGAGCCAGCATGGGAGAGCCTATCTCAGGCAGGCATGATAGCGCCTTGCTGCAGATTCAACGGGGTAGCTGTGTGGTGAGAAGCAGGCAGCCTCTGGCTcagtgtgagagagaaaaatggcGGAGCTTGCTTATGGGCTGAATGTTGGAGGTACAGGAAAGAGGAAATTCAAGGATGAGTCCTAGATTTGGGTGAATGGTTCTGtttatggaaaagaagaaaagctagaGGAAAAAGCTGGGTTTGTGTTGGGCATGTTGAATTCGAGGACCTTTTCTCAGATGAGCGGATGAGAAATCACGTGAGCAGGTGGACACCCACAGCTCAGAGAGAAACCAGGACCGGAGGCTTGACCTGGGGAGTCAGTAGTGTTTGGGTGGTCTCCAAAGCCATGAGTCTACAGGCTCAGGGGAATATGTGTGGACAGAGCACAGGGGGCCTGCATGAGACCTGGGCCACTGACATTTTGTGCTtggcaggggaggacagagtgGGCCTCACCCTCCACGGAGGAAGGCACTGTCTCCCGGGGTACAAGCTCTGGGCCCCCTACTTACTCACAGAGCCTCACTTTCCCTCCTGTCAATGCGGGATTCTACCTCCTAGGAttggtgtgaggattaaataagatattcATGCTTGACGTGCAGAAAGCACTCAGCACATGGTACCTGCGATGATGGCAGTGGTGACCACTGAGCTCACAGGCTGAGTGAGTGGGTTGCAGGTCTGTGATGGTTTGGCTTGTGATGGATGGGGGAGTCAGTGGTGGGTTAGGTATGCAGACCCCCGTGGCCTGGCACTTGGTGTCCTGGTACATGCACCTGTGCCCTTCCACCTGGGGCAGGCCCAACGTGCCAGGTCCTCAGTGCCCCTGGAAGCCCCTGATGGGAGTTGGGGCTCAACTGGGGTGGTCAGCGCTGAGACGCGTTCTACCCTGTATCCCAAGGCTCCCCAGGGAATCGAGCCCCTACTGCCCACAGTGGTAGCCTGGCGCAGCCACACGTCCCATTCCCAGCCGACTTCCTCATGCCCCTCACGGGGGAATCCCCCTTCATCTCTCCATAGCTAAGAGTTGGCTTCTGGGACACCGAGTTTGTTTGGTTGGGTGGCTGTCTAGGCCCTCTGGGTCGCAGTAGGGTAATGAGTGGCTTGTCTGGCTGGGTGGGTTCAGTGAGTTGGCGGGGTGGGCAGTGTGGTCCCACcaccactcccccctccccccacctcccgctcCCTGCCTACCCCCAGCTGTGCCGGGCAAGCTGATGCCTCCCTCACCTGCTGCTCCTCCCACAGCCAGGCTGCCAGAGAAGATGGTGGATTACCTGGCCAACACGGAGATCAACAGCCAGCGCATCGCCGCGGTCGAGAGCTGCTTCGGGGCATCCGGGCAGCCCCTGGCCCTGCCAGGCCGGGTGCTGCTGGGTGAGGGCGTGCTGACCAAGGAGTGCCGCAAGAAGGCCAAACCGcgcatcttcttcctcttcaatgACATCCTGGTGTACGGCAGCATCGTGCTCAACAAGCGCAAGTACCGCAGCCAGCACATCATTCCGCTGGAGGAGGTGACGCTGGAGCCGCTGCCAGAGACCCTGCAGGCCAAGAACCGCTGGATGATCAAGACGGCCAAGAAGTCCTTCGTGGTGTCGGCCGCCTCCACCACAGAGCGCCAGGAGTGGATCAGCCACATCGAGGAGTGCGTGCGGCGGCAGCTGCTGGCCACGGGCCGCCAGCCCAGCACGGAGCACGCGGCGCCCTGGATCCCCGACAAGGCCACGGACATCTGCATGCGCTGCACGCAGACGCGCTTCTCGGCCCTCACGCGGCGCCACCACTGCCGCAAGTGCGGCTTCGTGGTCTGTGCCGAGTGCTCCCGAGAGCGCTTCCTCCTGCCGCGCCTGTCGCCCAAGCCCCTGCGCGTCTGCAGCCTCTGCTACCGCGAGCTGGCCGCCCAGAAgcggaaggaggaggaggaggaggaggagcagagcgTGGGGTCCCCCCGGCAGCCGGCCTACCTGGCCGGGGCCATCTGCGGAGCATCCAGCGGGGACGATGATGACTCTGACGAGGACAAGGAGGGCAGTGGGGACGGTGACTGGCCCAGCCGCGTGGAGTTCTACGCCTCCGGCGTCTCCTGGTCGTCCTTCCACAGCTGACCCGAATCTGCAGCTGTGCGGGAGGGCCTCCCGGGTCCCTTCTGCATCCAGTCAGACTCCATTGCCTGTGCTCCTGAGAGAACAGAGTTCCCAGACTGCCCAGCAGCCCCCAGGACCCTGCCCCGTGGGTGGCAGGCGCAGTGGGaatggctctttctctctcggcCCCCAGTGCCTTTGGGCTGGACGTTGGCAGCCTTCTGCTCCACTTCAGGTAATTCTCTTTCCAGTTAGCAAACCCAAACACTTCGGCCTCTTGggaacaaatttatttctcagccCTATGAGCTGTAGCCCCAGATGACCCCTTGAACTAGACAACCCCGGGTACCTGTCAGGACCAGAGGGAAGGTAGGACTGGCGCGAGGTCCCCTGTTCTCTGAGGACGTGCACCACAGCACCTGGCCCTGGGACAAGCACACCCCCAGGGAAGACCGGGAGCCCTAGAAACCACCGTCTGCCCGTGCATCTTGCTGAGGCCCACTGGCCTGGGTGGCTGGGCCTTGTCAGGCCAGGCATGTGGGCTCACCTTGAGCCAGTCAAGAGAGCCATGCTCCGAGTACCCACCAGGCTTGGTGCAGCCTGACTCCTGGGGGTCCAGGGCAGTCTGCCCAGGCCTTTGGCCCCATCTCACCTCTGTCCAGCTGtccaagagtctgatgcctcTCAGtccagccctcctctctctctgtggctgGGGAAGGCAGCGTTTTCTGTTAGGACTCTTCactgcaagtgacagaaaccctaCCTAGACtgatttaacaataaaaagaacatttatggACTTGCGTGGTCAAAAAGTTCAGGAGGATTTTGCTTCAGACATGGCTTGTGAGGGGCTGAAACCATGCTGGGTGGCAAATGTCAACAATTGTATACCACGCTGGGTGTTCCTGGGAACATTGGCAGCATAGTGGGGTCAGACATTCACACCACGTGGATGTGTTCTTGGCTGGTTCCCAAGGAAACCTCGCCATCCATCTGGGTACTCTAACCATGGCCCAGCACCTGTAGCCCTGCTCACTTGGTGTGAGTCATCTAAGTGGATGGACAGCGAGTAAACACGGAGCCACTTGTCCAGCTCTGCCTGGGCCTTCCAGGCTCAAAGCTTTCCCATGCGGCCTCCTGCCTGGCCTGCTCCTGGGGGTCGTGTCACTGAGTGGGAGAGCCCCAAGTGCAGCGACTGGCCTTACTCAGAGCGAGTGTGTTGGGACTGGAGCTTGAAGGCCAGCCTCCTGATGCCTGGCCTGCAGCTGGCCATAGGGTCATGGGTCCTTTGATGGTCTCCTGCATTTGCTTCTGCCCTGTGGCAGAAGAGGGGAAGATCACTGTCAGCTAGAAGTAGTGACTCTGGGGGAAGGAAAGCATCCCCTACCCTCATGGCACAGTGGGCTCTGGCCAGGATCGGAGGTCTCAACCCCATTATCTGGGCTCCAGGCCCTAGGTGAAGAATTGCCCTCTGCCAGTTCTCAAATCCTCACATGCAAATAGAATCCTGAGGGTCTGGTTAGAATGCCACCTCTGATTTGGCAGGTCGCTGGATCCCAGGGACGGCAAGCCTCCAGCCCAGTGAGGGAGGATAGAAGAGGTAAAGTGTGAGGCACCAGGGCCTGCCTATGGCCTTTCTgtgcaggcagagggagcaggtgggagagggtcagagttACTTCCGAGAACGTGTTGGTTTTCAAGCCCTTGGTCTCCCTGAGGCACACAAACTGGTCCAGGTTGGTTCTGCCTGGGCGGAGGGCTCAGGGCAGGACACATCACAGGGTGAGAGACAACTTCCTGAAGACAGATCAGATACCCTCTCACAGCCAGGCCAGGCAGCCCCATCCCTTCACCCCAGAGCTggtgctggggttggggggagtgcCCAGCTCCAGCCACTGGCCTCTCGATCACAGCCTCACTCTCCTGGAGCCTCCCTTGCCTGGTAGAGGGGAGTAGAAGCAGCAGGGGCAGCATTCACTTGGACAGGAAGGATGCCTGCAATGGATCCTGGGCACTGCCAGCCTTCTCTACAGATGCCTGACACGGGGGCACAGAGCATAAGACCCAGGCATGCAGGGCAGGTAACCAAGGTCCATGATTTCCTCACCAGGGCTGGGCAAGTGGTGCCTTGTCCCTCAACCTGGGACCCTTAGACCTGCTCTCCTtgtacctccccccacccaggactGGGAGAGGGTGGCTGCTTCCTTGAGCCCCAAGGTGTTAGGTACAGCCTGTAAGGACCCAAAGGCTCGAGTGGCCAGCAACCTTTGGAGGGCTTTCATTCATGCAGATTCATTGCTCTGTGCCATGCCAGGTGCTGAGGACACAGCTGTGAGTAACACAAGGTCCCCACTCTTAAGGTTTCTCCTCCAGCGGAGGAGACAGGCACAGAAGCTGGTGCTGTAGGTCCTAGTATGTGCTGTGATGGGACAGGGACTGAGGTATGACATAGTGGGCAGGTGGAGGGCAGCACGCCACAGAGGCAAGCTCCCTGTGATTGGTGAGAGAGTCAGCAACGCCATCTGGGGAGATGGTGTTCCAGTCAGAGGGAAtgacaagtgcaaaggccctgaggaggaGAGGAGTCCATGTGTTCTGGATCAGCATGGCTGGATTGAGGCCAGAGAGGTGGCGGGACCAGCTCAGATGTGCCGAGAGCCACTGGGACCTTCAGCAGGGCAGCACATCTGCTCTTGACTTTCAAGAGCTTGCCCTGATAGCTGTGTGCAGAtggctgaggcagagagaggggctgtATAGCCCCCCAGAACCCTAGGATCCCTGAGACAAGGAACTAGGCTCCACTGAGGCCTCATCTGCCTGTGGTGGTGGGTGGCAGACGGCTGGCCTTGgctgtctccatctcttcctAAAAAgctggcccctcccctgttctacAAGATGTTCTAGATGACTGCAGATGGTGCACCAGGAAGCTAAATAAATGCCATGGGCTGAACTTTGCCCTGGGCTAGTGTGTGAGGTCGAGTGATGACCAGTGCCCCTGGCCACTAAAGCACAAAGGGGAATGTGTTGGGAGGAAGCAGGGCCTCTCAGAAAAGAAGATCTGGGCCCAAGAAGAGAAGGGGATGCCTCAAGAGACCCCATCTCTCACTCTTTTACGTCTGCTCCCCTCCAGAGACAACCTTGTCAGCCTGGCTTGGGTCAAGGGTCAGGCCAGGCCCTGCCTCcagccacccccgccccaggctgTTCTGAAAAGGGGCTCGCTGTCCACCAGGCTGCTGGGTTCTGCATTCTCTCACCTGCCTCCCCAACAGGTGCGGTCCTGAAAAGCTCTGGAGTTGCCCCAAGCCAAGGGCACACAACTGACCCTCGCCCTTGGCTACCACTCCACCCCCACACATGCAGGAGGTCAGGAGTCCTCAGGCTGAATCGATGCCTCTGCTCTTCACAATGTTCCCTTTCCCCAGAATGAAGCTTGAGGTCTGGCTGCAGGACTGGGTCTGCTGGGCCTATATCCTAGCCTTCACTGTCTCCTGGGGCTTCACTTACAAGGCCTGGCAAGGGCACAGGAACCGGCTGTCCTGCCAGCCAAGTGCTCCCGTCTACCGCCTGGGAATCCTTCCTCCCAGCTGCGCGTGGACTCCTGCCTGCCAGAGGCTGATCCTTCAGCCCGGGGAGGGGcctctcttgcccctcctccTGGGAGATGGAGATGGGCCAGGGGAGGTTCTGAGGACCAGGCCCACGCCTATGAAGGGCACTGGAGCCCCCCACCACCTCAGCATTGCCTGAAGCACCCTTGTGGCATCAGCCCTGACAGAAGTCACTCCAGGTGGAAAGTGGAGTCTCAGCAGTGACCTCATGGCATTTGGGGACTGACTGACAGGCAGGCCCTTTAGAGTTTGACCTGCCCCTGGGCAGGGATGCGGCGCTCCCGAAGGACTCTGAGGATACTGAGGGAGGCCTCTGCGGGCAGTAAGCCAGTGACCCCTCCCTGGAAGTTTTGACTATTGGGATTTTTAGGTGCTGAGTCTTCTTAAATAGGGCCCACCTGTATGGGTGCTGGGCGCAATTGCCAGAAGCAGGAAGTCAGGCAGGGGGTTGACAGGACCGGAGGAATCTTATCCCTCCTTGATGATGATGGAGGCAGTGGTACTGGTGCTGGTGGTGACAGCACGTGCCACTTTCTGAGAGCCGTCTCTCAGTAAGCCATCTATCAGCATCAGTCTCAGGAAGGCAGAGCCAGGTTACATAAGGCCATCCTGAGTCTGAAGGGGATGTGGCCTGAGTCCTGAAAGAAGGATAGACAAAGCCAGGAGCCAGAGCTCCCAGAACAGCTGTGtgatcagggagggcttcctggagaaggtggtGTTTGGTTGAGCCTCAAGGAAGTCATGACTTTATCAGAAAGGATGGTAATCTCCATTAGGACTGGAACTCTGGGTCGTTTTATTAACTGCCCTCCTGTCCCTGGCACTGAACATTTgttggttaaataaatgaatcaagtaAGAAATGGGGTTGAAGGCAGGGCAGAAGGGATGATAATGAAATGCTCATTGAGCCTCACCTCTGGAGCCTCCAGTCAAGGTGCTGGATGAGAACTGTTGGCCCTGGCCTCTTTCTGGAGGGTTGGGGACCAGCACTTCGCCCCAAACACTGACCTTTGCCCTGTCAGCAGGGGCAGGAAGTTCCTTTCCACCCCCTTCCAGGCAGAGCTTTCTGCAGACGTGATGTTAAGACCAGTTTGCAGGGGGACATCATTCAGGCTGATATCAGAGGATTTCAGCTGGCCgggcctctcccctgcctcagcCTGTTCTTGAGGACTCAGCTAGAAAGAGGATGCAGGGGACATCAGGGCCACTGCTGGACTCGGCTACCGGGCAGACTAGGAGTGACTGC
Encoded here:
- the LOC125916982 gene encoding pleckstrin homology domain-containing family F member 1, yielding MVDYLANTEINSQRIAAVESCFGASGQPLALPGRVLLGEGVLTKECRKKAKPRIFFLFNDILVYGSIVLNKRKYRSQHIIPLEEVTLEPLPETLQAKNRWMIKTAKKSFVVSAASTTERQEWISHIEECVRRQLLATGRQPSTEHAAPWIPDKATDICMRCTQTRFSALTRRHHCRKCGFVVCAECSRERFLLPRLSPKPLRVCSLCYRELAAQKRKEEEEEEEQSVGSPRQPAYLAGAICGASSGDDDDSDEDKEGSGDGDWPSRVEFYASGVSWSSFHS